The proteins below are encoded in one region of Juglans microcarpa x Juglans regia isolate MS1-56 chromosome 4D, Jm3101_v1.0, whole genome shotgun sequence:
- the LOC121260254 gene encoding mitogen-activated protein kinase homolog NTF3-like: MATLVEPPNGVRQRGKHYYSIWQTLFEIDTKYVPIKPIGRGAYGVVCSSINRETNEKVAIKKINNVFENRIDALRTLRELKLLRHIRHENVIALKDVMMPIHRTSFKDVYLVYELMDTDLHQIIKSSQPLSGDHCKYFLFQLLRGLKYLHSANILHRDLKPGNLLVNANCDLKICDFGLARTSGGNGQFMTEYVVTRWYRAPELLLCCDNYGTSIDVWSVGCIFAEILGRKPIFPGTECLNQLKLIINVLGSQNQADIEFIDNPKARKFIKSLPFSRGMQFSRLYPQADPLAIDLLQRMLVFDPTKRITVTEALQHPYMSGLYDPRNNPPAQVPINLDIDETLGEQMIREMMLNEMLLYHPEAASAVA, encoded by the exons ATGGCGACTCTGGTTGAGCCTCCGAATGGAGTTAGGCAACGAGGGAAGCATTACTACTCAATTTGGCAAACGTTGTTTGAGATCGACACCAAGTACGTGCCGATCAAACCCATAGGTAGAGGGGCATATGGGGTAGTGTGCTCCTCCATCAACAGGGAAACCAACGAGAAAGTTGCCATCAAGAAGATCAACAATGTCTTTGAGAACCGCATTGATGCGCTGAGAACGCTGAGGGAGTTGAAGCTTCTTAGACATATTCGACACGAGAATGTCATTGCTTTGAAGGATGTTATGATGCCTATTCACCGGACGAGTTTCAAGGACGTGTATTTGGTTTACGAACTTATGGATACTGATCTTCATCAGATTATTAAGTCCTCACAGCCGCTTTCTGGTGATCATTGCAAATATTTCTTGTTTCAG TTGCTTCGAGGGCTCAAATATCTTCACTCAGCAAACATCCTTCATCGGGACTTGAAGCCTGGGAACCTCCTTGTGAATGCTAATTGTGACTTAAAGATATGTGATTTTGGACTGGCACGAACTAGTGGAGGCAATGGTCAGTTCATGACAGAGTATGTTGTCACTCGCTGGTACCGTGCACCAGAGCTCCTCTTGTGCTGTGACAATTATGGAACCTCCATTGATGTGTGGTCTGTGGGATGCATTTTTGCTGAAATTCTTGGTCGGAAACCAATCTTCCCGGGAACAGAGTGCCTCAACCAGCTGAAATTGATTATCAATGTTCTTGGCAGCCAAAACCAAGCTGATATTGAATTCATTGACAATCCCAAGGCCCGGAAGTTCATCAAATCACTGCCCTTTTCAAGGGGGATGCAATTTTCCCGTTTATACCCCCAAGCTGATCCTTTGGCTATAGACTTGTTACAAAGGATGCTTGTGTTTGATCCAACTAAGAGAATTACTGTCACTGAGGCACTCCAACACCCTTACATGTCAGGCCTGTATGATCCAAGAAACAATCCTCCTGCCCAGGTCCCAATTAATCTCGACATAGATGAAACTTTGGGGGAACAGATGATTAGGGAGATGATGTTGAATGAGATGCTGCTTTACCATCCTGAAGCAGCATCTGCCGTTGCATAG